From one Streptomyces sp. NBC_01478 genomic stretch:
- the yicI gene encoding alpha-xylosidase, which produces MKFTDGYWLMREGVTAAHPVEVLDVTAPDGALEIHAPTMPIRHRGDLLKGPVVTISAHAPLPDVIGVTFTHFEGEQPRGPQFDVQKEEFAVHTSYDDEHATLTSGALSVKVARTGPWHVDFLAHGRVLTSSGPKGMGIMRDATGAHYLREQLGLQVGTSVYGLGERFGPLVKNGQVVDMWNADGGTATEQAYKNIPFYLTDAGYGVFVDHPGKVSFEVGSEAVSRVQFSVESQQLTYYVIYGPTPKDILRKYSALTGRPALPPAWSFGLWLSTSFTTSYDEETVTSFIEGMRERELPLSVFHFDCFWMREFNWCDFQWDPRVFPDPEGMLTRLKSKGLHICVWINPYIAQRSPLFAEGKALGHLLRRPDGSVWQWDLWQPGMALVDFTSPAARDWYAGKLEALLAQGVDCFKTDFGERVPVDVAYADGADPERMHNYYTYLYNRTVFDVLRKHRGEGEAVVFARSATTGSQKYPVHWGGDCEATYESMAESLRGGLSLGLSGFGYWSHDIGGFEGTPTPALFKRWLAFGLLSSHSRLHGSSSYRVPWLFDEESVDVLRQFTRLKLSLMPYLYETARTASAEGVPMMRAMVLEFPDDPGCAHLERQYMLGPDLLVAPVFSDDGDVSYYVPEGTWTHYLTGRTVTGPRWVREKHGFDSVPLLVRPGAVLPVGAVTDRPDYDYADGVTLRAYGLGRGAQVTVPVGEVTFTVVREGDTLRASCSDPSVVWALAAGERSKSGSGFLTLELG; this is translated from the coding sequence ATGAAGTTCACCGACGGCTACTGGCTGATGCGCGAGGGCGTCACCGCCGCCCACCCGGTCGAGGTCCTCGATGTCACCGCCCCGGACGGCGCGCTGGAGATCCACGCCCCGACGATGCCGATCCGCCACCGCGGCGACCTGCTGAAGGGACCGGTCGTGACGATCAGCGCCCACGCCCCGTTGCCCGACGTCATCGGCGTCACCTTCACCCACTTCGAGGGCGAACAGCCGCGCGGCCCCCAATTCGACGTCCAGAAGGAGGAGTTCGCGGTTCATACCTCCTACGACGACGAGCACGCGACCCTCACCTCCGGCGCCCTGTCGGTGAAAGTGGCCCGCACCGGCCCCTGGCACGTCGACTTCCTCGCCCACGGCCGCGTCCTCACCAGCAGCGGCCCCAAGGGCATGGGCATCATGCGGGACGCGACCGGCGCCCACTATCTGCGCGAGCAGCTCGGGCTCCAAGTGGGCACGTCCGTCTACGGACTCGGCGAACGCTTCGGCCCGCTCGTCAAGAACGGCCAGGTCGTCGACATGTGGAACGCCGACGGCGGCACCGCCACCGAACAGGCCTACAAGAACATCCCCTTCTACCTGACCGACGCCGGCTACGGCGTCTTCGTCGACCACCCCGGAAAGGTCTCCTTCGAGGTCGGTTCGGAGGCGGTCTCCCGGGTCCAGTTCAGCGTGGAGAGCCAGCAGTTGACGTACTACGTCATCTACGGCCCGACGCCCAAGGACATCCTCCGCAAGTACTCCGCCCTCACCGGCCGCCCGGCCCTCCCGCCCGCCTGGTCGTTCGGCCTGTGGCTGTCGACGTCCTTCACCACCTCCTACGACGAGGAGACGGTGACGTCGTTCATCGAGGGCATGCGGGAGCGTGAACTCCCGCTCTCCGTCTTCCACTTCGACTGTTTCTGGATGCGCGAGTTCAACTGGTGCGACTTCCAGTGGGACCCGAGGGTCTTCCCCGACCCGGAGGGCATGCTCACCCGGCTCAAGTCCAAGGGCCTGCACATCTGCGTCTGGATCAACCCGTACATCGCGCAGCGCTCGCCGCTCTTCGCCGAGGGCAAGGCACTCGGTCACCTCCTGCGCCGACCGGACGGCAGCGTCTGGCAGTGGGACCTGTGGCAACCGGGCATGGCCCTAGTCGACTTCACCAGCCCGGCCGCCCGCGACTGGTACGCCGGAAAGCTGGAGGCGCTCCTCGCGCAGGGCGTCGACTGCTTCAAGACCGACTTCGGCGAGCGCGTCCCCGTCGACGTCGCCTACGCGGACGGCGCGGACCCCGAGCGGATGCACAACTACTACACCTACCTCTACAACCGCACGGTCTTCGACGTCCTGCGCAAACACCGCGGCGAGGGAGAGGCCGTCGTCTTCGCCCGCTCGGCCACAACGGGCAGCCAGAAGTACCCCGTTCACTGGGGCGGCGACTGCGAGGCGACGTACGAGTCGATGGCCGAGTCCCTGCGCGGCGGCCTCTCGCTGGGCCTGTCCGGCTTCGGCTACTGGAGCCACGACATCGGCGGCTTCGAGGGCACCCCGACCCCCGCCCTCTTCAAACGCTGGCTGGCCTTCGGCCTGTTGTCCTCGCACAGCCGCCTGCACGGCAGCTCGTCGTACCGCGTCCCGTGGCTCTTCGACGAGGAATCCGTGGACGTCCTACGGCAGTTCACCCGCCTGAAGCTGAGCCTCATGCCGTATCTCTACGAGACCGCGCGCACCGCCTCCGCCGAGGGCGTGCCGATGATGCGAGCGATGGTGCTGGAGTTCCCGGACGACCCGGGGTGCGCGCATCTGGAACGGCAGTACATGCTCGGCCCGGACCTGCTGGTCGCGCCCGTGTTCAGCGACGACGGGGACGTCTCGTACTACGTCCCCGAGGGCACCTGGACCCACTACCTCACCGGCCGCACGGTCACCGGCCCGCGCTGGGTGCGCGAGAAGCACGGCTTCGACAGTGTGCCGCTGCTGGTGCGGCCGGGCGCGGTGCTCCCGGTCGGCGCGGTGACCGACCGGCCCGACTACGACTACGCCGACGGCGTCACCCTGCGGGCGTACGGCCTGGGGCGGGGCGCGCAGGTGACGGTGCCGGTCGGCGAGGTGACCTTCACCGTCGTACGGGAGGGGGACACGCTCCGGGCGTCCTGCAGCGACCCGTCCGTGGTATGGGCGCTGGCCGCCGGTGAACGGTCGAAGTCGGGCAGCGGGTTCCTCACCCTGGAGCTGGGCTGA
- a CDS encoding glycoside hydrolase family 3 protein, whose product MAFALIVGLGATVPATADTPYPFRDPTLPVSKRVDDLLGRLTLDEKISLLHQYEPAIPRLGIQSFRTGTEALHGVAWLGKATVFPQAVGLASTWDPALMEQVGSAVGDEARGFQQQRPDGWGLNLWAPVVNLLRDPRWGRNEEGYSEDPELTGALSTAYGEGLTGGDPDHLKTAPTLKHYLAYNNEVDRATTSSDLRPRVEKEYDEAAFRPAIAADAATGVMTSYNLVNGRPATVNPDLDDTVRSWTDQKLLNVTDAFAPGNLVTPQQYYPTIAEGDAAALKAGVDSFTDNSADPGPTTAAVNSALQQGLLKVPDIDRAVSDILSVRVRLGEFDPGGGRYGSIDASVINSPAHQKLARKAAAEGTVLLKNNGTLPLGSSGKNVAVVGPLADTLYTDWYSGTLPYAVTPAQGIASKLNTPVATSEGVDRIALRDTATGKYVTAGTGDSGAALQENTDTATTAAQFDSFDWGSGIVTLRSAANGKYVGYNWSNFVNDQTQPNGWYVQQQFELEQQDDGTYMLKYAGYETAESWWSSPVYLGPTDANGTLGLVPKDQAAHYAKDVIRSGVDDAVAAVKGKDTAVVVIGSMPSINGREAHDRTDMSLAPSQEALVKAVHRANPKTVVVVENSYPTTLGAVQQEIPALLWTSHAGQETGNALADILYGDVNPSGRLTQTWYRSAADLPSILDYDIIKSDRTYQYFQGTPLYPFGYGLSYSTFRYGALKPVTGGYEVAVTNTGTRAGDEVVQLYTHQRTSRDKEPLKQLKAFQRVSLKAGETKTVALKLQQKDLAHWDVTRSKWVVESGTYDVMAGASSTDIRSRTTWRVHGETIPPRNLSRTTRAENFDDYSGIHLVDESKASGTAVGAATDGAWLKFADTQLGTGARKFTARVAGTAAGTIEVRLGSATGRLVGTVRTAATPSSYDYETVTAELAGGAAKGRGDVYLVLSDGLRISAFALQ is encoded by the coding sequence GTGGCGTTCGCCCTGATCGTCGGCCTGGGAGCGACGGTCCCGGCGACGGCCGACACCCCGTACCCCTTCCGCGACCCGACGCTCCCCGTGAGCAAGCGCGTTGACGACCTGCTCGGCCGGCTGACCCTCGACGAGAAGATCTCCCTCCTCCACCAGTACGAACCCGCGATCCCCCGCCTCGGCATCCAGTCCTTCCGCACCGGCACCGAGGCCCTGCACGGCGTTGCCTGGCTCGGCAAGGCCACCGTCTTCCCGCAGGCCGTCGGACTCGCCTCCACCTGGGACCCCGCGCTGATGGAACAGGTCGGCTCGGCGGTCGGCGACGAGGCCCGCGGCTTCCAGCAACAGCGCCCTGACGGCTGGGGGTTGAACCTCTGGGCCCCGGTGGTCAACCTCCTCCGCGACCCGCGCTGGGGCCGCAACGAGGAGGGCTACAGCGAGGACCCGGAGCTGACCGGCGCCCTGTCGACGGCGTACGGCGAGGGCCTGACCGGCGGCGACCCGGACCACCTCAAGACGGCCCCCACCCTGAAGCACTATCTCGCCTACAACAACGAGGTGGACCGCGCGACCACGTCATCCGACCTGCGCCCACGGGTGGAGAAGGAGTACGACGAGGCCGCCTTCCGACCGGCGATCGCGGCGGACGCGGCCACGGGTGTGATGACGTCGTACAACCTGGTCAACGGCCGCCCCGCCACGGTCAATCCGGACCTGGACGACACCGTACGGAGCTGGACCGACCAGAAGCTGCTGAACGTCACCGACGCCTTCGCCCCCGGCAATCTCGTCACCCCGCAGCAGTACTACCCCACGATCGCGGAGGGCGACGCGGCGGCCCTCAAGGCCGGCGTCGACAGCTTCACGGACAACAGCGCGGACCCGGGCCCGACGACGGCGGCCGTCAACTCGGCCCTCCAGCAAGGTCTGTTGAAGGTGCCGGACATAGACAGGGCGGTGTCGGACATCCTCTCCGTCCGCGTCCGGCTCGGTGAGTTCGACCCGGGCGGCGGCAGGTACGGCTCGATCGACGCGTCGGTCATCAACAGTCCGGCGCACCAGAAGCTGGCGCGCAAGGCGGCGGCCGAGGGCACGGTGCTGCTGAAGAACAACGGCACACTGCCCCTGGGGAGTTCGGGCAAGAACGTCGCCGTGGTCGGCCCGCTCGCCGACACCCTCTACACCGACTGGTACTCGGGCACGCTCCCCTACGCCGTCACCCCCGCGCAGGGCATCGCCTCGAAGCTGAACACACCTGTGGCCACCAGCGAGGGAGTCGACCGCATCGCCCTGCGCGACACGGCGACCGGCAAGTACGTCACGGCAGGCACGGGCGACTCGGGCGCAGCCTTGCAGGAGAACACGGACACCGCCACGACCGCCGCCCAGTTCGACTCGTTCGACTGGGGCTCGGGCATCGTCACCCTGCGCTCGGCCGCCAACGGCAAGTACGTCGGCTACAACTGGTCGAACTTCGTCAACGACCAGACGCAGCCCAATGGTTGGTACGTCCAGCAGCAGTTCGAGCTGGAACAGCAGGACGACGGCACGTACATGCTGAAGTACGCGGGCTACGAGACCGCCGAGTCCTGGTGGTCGAGCCCGGTCTACCTGGGCCCGACCGACGCGAACGGCACCCTGGGCCTGGTACCGAAGGACCAGGCCGCGCACTACGCGAAGGACGTGATCCGCAGCGGTGTCGACGACGCCGTGGCCGCGGTGAAGGGCAAGGACACGGCGGTCGTCGTCATCGGCTCCATGCCGTCGATCAACGGCCGCGAGGCCCACGACCGCACCGACATGTCCCTGGCCCCCTCCCAGGAGGCCCTGGTCAAGGCGGTCCACCGGGCCAACCCGAAGACGGTGGTCGTGGTCGAGAACAGCTACCCCACCACACTGGGCGCCGTGCAGCAGGAGATCCCGGCCCTCCTCTGGACCTCCCACGCGGGCCAGGAGACGGGCAACGCCCTGGCCGACATCCTCTACGGCGACGTCAACCCGTCCGGCCGCCTCACCCAGACCTGGTACCGGTCGGCCGCGGACCTCCCCTCGATCCTCGACTACGACATCATCAAGTCCGACCGCACCTACCAGTACTTCCAGGGCACCCCGCTCTACCCCTTCGGCTACGGCCTCTCCTACTCGACCTTCCGCTACGGCGCCCTGAAACCCGTCACCGGCGGCTACGAGGTCGCGGTGACGAACACGGGCACGCGGGCCGGCGACGAGGTCGTACAGCTCTACACACACCAGCGCACATCCCGCGACAAGGAACCCCTGAAACAACTGAAAGCATTCCAGCGGGTATCGCTCAAAGCGGGCGAGACGAAAACGGTCGCGCTGAAACTCCAGCAGAAGGACCTGGCCCACTGGGACGTCACCCGCTCGAAATGGGTGGTGGAAAGCGGCACGTACGACGTCATGGCGGGCGCCTCCTCCACCGACATCCGCTCCCGCACGACCTGGCGCGTCCACGGCGAGACCATCCCACCGCGGAACCTCTCCCGGACGACCCGCGCCGAGAACTTCGACGACTACTCCGGCATTCACCTCGTGGACGAGTCCAAGGCGAGCGGCACTGCGGTGGGCGCGGCGACGGACGGGGCATGGCTGAAGTTCGCGGACACGCAACTGGGCACGGGGGCGAGGAAGTTCACGGCCCGGGTGGCGGGTACCGCCGCCGGCACGATCGAGGTCCGGCTGGGTTCCGCGACAGGCAGGCT
- a CDS encoding LacI family DNA-binding transcriptional regulator has product MVKITDVARHAGVSPSTVSYALSGKRPISEETRQRVEASIRELGYRPHAGARALASSRSNVLALVIPLRSGIHVPVVMQFAMSVATTARRHDHDVLLLTQEEGEEGLRRVADSALVDAMIVMDVQLDDPRLPLLRSLDRPSVLIGFPAEAAGLTCVDLDFRAAGELCVERLAGLGHRVVALVGSPPEVYVRRTAFAQRVVQGFTAAADRNKLASSVHPCEAAPAAASAVAEQLLREQPALTGVVVHNEALLEPLIDAFEQLGLRVPGDLSVTAICPDELAESVRVPVTSVALPAAELGSRAVELLMKKLGGKTVPDATLLSPRLTERASTAPRNAP; this is encoded by the coding sequence ATGGTGAAGATCACCGATGTGGCCCGGCACGCCGGGGTCTCCCCCAGCACCGTGTCGTACGCGCTGAGCGGCAAGCGCCCGATCTCCGAGGAGACCCGGCAGCGCGTCGAGGCGTCCATCCGCGAGCTGGGCTACCGTCCGCACGCCGGCGCCCGCGCCCTGGCCAGCAGCCGCTCGAACGTGCTGGCCCTCGTCATCCCCTTACGGTCCGGCATCCATGTCCCGGTGGTCATGCAGTTCGCGATGTCGGTGGCGACCACCGCCCGCCGTCACGACCACGACGTGCTGCTGCTCACCCAGGAGGAGGGCGAGGAGGGCCTGAGGAGGGTCGCGGACTCCGCGCTCGTCGACGCGATGATCGTGATGGACGTCCAACTCGACGACCCCCGGCTGCCGTTGCTCCGCTCCCTGGACCGGCCGTCCGTGCTGATCGGCTTCCCCGCCGAGGCGGCCGGACTGACCTGTGTCGACCTGGACTTCAGGGCGGCCGGTGAGCTGTGCGTGGAGCGCCTCGCGGGGCTCGGGCACCGGGTCGTCGCCCTCGTCGGTTCACCGCCGGAGGTGTACGTCCGCCGAACCGCCTTCGCCCAGCGCGTCGTTCAGGGTTTCACCGCCGCCGCCGACCGCAACAAGCTCGCCTCCTCCGTCCACCCCTGCGAGGCGGCGCCCGCCGCGGCATCGGCCGTGGCGGAACAACTGCTGCGCGAACAGCCCGCGTTGACCGGAGTCGTCGTCCACAACGAAGCCCTCCTGGAACCCCTCATCGACGCCTTCGAGCAGCTCGGCCTGCGCGTCCCCGGCGATCTGTCGGTCACCGCGATCTGCCCCGACGAACTCGCCGAGTCCGTACGGGTCCCGGTCACCTCGGTCGCGCTGCCCGCCGCCGAACTCGGGTCCAGGGCAGTCGAGTTGCTGATGAAGAAGCTGGGCGGCAAGACCGTGCCCGACGCGACGCTGCTGTCCCCCCGGCTTACGGAACGCGCGAGCACGGCGCCGCGGAACGCGCCCTGA